Genomic DNA from Veillonella criceti:
TCCTCACTCATGATACTTATTTCCCTTCTATAGAAATAGAACCAGTTGGTAATGGTAATTTAGCCGTTACAAAATCTAACCACAAGCGAGAAGCGTGGGAAAGATAATGACCTTTTTTCCAAATTACATATAATGTGTGTGTAATTTCAGGACGTACTAATGGACGGACTACTACATTAGTACCCACTTTAGTATTTTCACCTTTAGTAGGGCAGAGGCGACTTGGTAATAAGGCAATCGCTAGATGAGCACCTACAGTTTGTAACATTAAGTCCCGTTGGCTAGTTTCAAAGACGATATGAGGTTGGAACCCAGCATGTTTACAAGATTTAACGATTTCGTCATGGAGATTGAAATCATCTTTGTGAAGCACGAAGGATTCTTCCGATAACATATCAAGAGAAATTTCTTTTTCTTTTGCTAATGGATTATCGCGTGGCAAGATGACACATAAAGGATCACTTGTGAGATAGAAGGATTCAAATTCTTTAGGATTTGGTTTGGTACAAATAATCCCGATATCAATAAGACCTTCTTGTACACTAAGTTCAATTTTTTTGGAACCATGTTCAAATAACTCTAAATCAATTTGAGGATACGCTCGTTTAAACTCACCCAATAACTGTGCAAAGATAGGAGCATCCGTAATTGGTGGTAGGCCAATTAAAATAGAACCTTGTTCTAAACGGAATTCATTCTCAAAATCTACTTTTAGATGTTCAAACATGAATACAACGCGTTTAGCGTGGGTTAAGAAGATGGTACCCCCGTCAGTTAACTCTACTGATTTTGCATTACGCATGAATAAAACGACGCCTAACTCATCTTCGAGGGCTTTAATCGTACGACTAATAGCAGATTGCGAGATGTGTAAGTTACGTGCTGCTTTACTAAAACTTTTTTGATCGGCTACTTCTACGAAGTATTTTAAATGATGAAAATCCATAATACACCTCAGTTAGTTAAATAATATATAGAATATATAAAATACTCGAAACCACTTTTCAAGAATGCGTTAAACTCATGCACCATAGAAGGATGGCTCTAAAATGTTGAAAAACAACCTTATTGAAAAGCATTCGCAATATTGAGAACCTATGAAAAAATGTCAAGTTATTATCTCATAATTAGCAAATCAGATGTGCCTGTTTCAGTTGCTATATGCAGTCTATAATTGTATAATTAAGACATGAGGCTATATCGATTTGTTATTTTAGGAATGAAATAGGTCCTCCAAATGCAAAAGAGTTTTAATAGTATTATATTATTACATTTTTGCAAGATAGGCAATGCTTTTACAAAAAATACGACAAAGAATGCATTAATTTTTAACGTTCGTTGTTGCTTAATGTACAAAGCAATGCGGTTTAGAGCGATTTGCCAATATGTATGTCAAAAATTTATATGCAGTATAAAATCCTATAGTGTATTCAATATACTATAGGGTATTCACATGCTAAGACATAGATATGCGCTAGGTGCGGGGGAATTTGTTCCTGAGATAATAAGGGTAAGCAAGTGTAAAACTCATTCTTAATGCTTAAGGAGGCTTTTTTAACATGCGTAAAATGAAAACTATGGACGGCAACCAGGCCGCAGCTCACGTTGCATACGGTTTTACCGAAGTAGCAGCTATTTATCCAATCACACCGTCTTCTCCAATGCCAGAACACGTTGATGACTGGGCTGCCACTGGCCGTAAAAACATCTTCGGCCATAAAGTACAGGTTGTAGAAATGCAGTCTGAAGCTGGTGCTGCCGCTGCTGTACACGGTTCTTTACAAGCAGGTGCTTTAACAACTACATTTACCTCTTCTCAAGGTTTATTGTTAATGCTTCCAAACTTGTACAAAGTAGCTGGTGAATTATTACCAGGTGTATTCCATGTAGCAGCTCGTGCTCTTGCCGCTCACGCATTAGCCATTTTTGGTGACCACCAAGACGTTATGGCCGCTCGTGCCGCTGGTTGTGCAATGCTTTCCGAAGCTTCTGTACAAGAAGTTATGGACCTTGCTCCAGTAGCTCACTTAACAGCTATTAAAACTCGCGTACCATTCATTAACTTCTTTGATGGTTTCCGTACTTCTCATGAAATTCAAAAAATCGAAGTTCTTGACTATGAAGAATTAAAACCATTAGTAGATATGGAAGCGGTTGAAGAATTCCGTAAACGTGCTTTAAATCCAGATGCGCCTGTAACTCGTGGTACTGCAGAAAACCCTGATATTTACTTCCAGCATCGTGAAGCATCTAACCCATTCTACCTTGAAGTTCCAAATGTAGTAGAACACTACATGGCTGAAATCAACAAATTAACTGGTCGTAACTACCAATTATTCAACTACGTAGGTGCTCCAGACGCTACTGATGTTATCGTAGCTATGGGTTCTAGCTGCCAAGTAGTAGAAGAAACTGTTGATTACTTAAATAAACAAGGCCGCAAAGTTGGTTTAGTAAAAATTCACTTGTTCCGCCCATTCGCAACTGATCGTTTCGTAGCTGCTTTACCTAAAACAGTAGAACGCATTGCTGTATTAGACCGTACGAAAGAACCAGGCGCTTTGGCTGAACCTTTATTCTTAGATGTACAGGCTGCTTTAGTACAGAACGACATTAATGCTAAAGTATATGGCGGTCGTTATGGCTTAAGCTCCAAAGACGTTATCCCTGCAGATATCGTATCTGTATTCGATAACATGTTAGCGGATGCTCCTAAACGTTTCTTCACATTAGGTATTGAAGACGACGTTACGAACTTGTCCTTGAAACGTGCTGAAGGTGTTTCCATTACAGCTGAAGGTTTAACTGGTTGTAAATTCTGGGGCTTCGGTTCTGACGGTACTGTAGGTGCTAACAAATCTGCTATCAAAATCATCGGTGACTACACTGATATGTATGCTCAAGCATACTTCGACTATGACTCCAAAAAATCTGGTGGCGTAACAATGTCTCACCTTCGTTTCGGTAAGACTCCAATCAACAAACCTTACCTTGTAACGGAACCAGAATTCATTGCTTGTCATCGTCAGTCCTATGTTCATGAATATGACCTTCTTCGTGGTATTAAACAAGGTGGTACATTCTTATTGAACTGTACTTGGACTCCTGAAGAATTAGAAGAAAAATTACCAGCAAGCTTACGCCGTACAATTGCTGAAAAAGAATTAAACTTCTACATCATCAACGCTGCTGAAATCGCTCGTGAAATCGGCTTAGGCGGTCGTATCAACATGATTTGTCAGGCTGCATTCTTCAAATTGACAAATATCATCCCTGTTGATAAAGCTATTGAATACCTTAAAGATTCCGTTGAAAAAACTTACGGTAAAAAAGGTCAAAACGTTGTTGACATGAATAACGCAGCTATCGACAAAGGCGTTGACGCTCTTGTTAAAATTGATGTACCTGCTTCTTGGAAAGATGCTGTTGACAATGCAGCTAAAGAAGCAAAACCAGGCTGTGCTTCTTGCCCAAGCTATGTAGAAAACATCTGCCAACCTGTAAATGCTCAAGCTGGTTATGATTTACCTGTAAGTACATTTGCTGGTTATGAAGATGGTACATTACCTGCTGGTACAGCTGCTTATGAAAAACGTGGTGCTGCTTTATTCGTTCCACACTGGATTAAAGAAAACTGTATCCAATGTAACCAATGTGCGTTCGTATGTCCACATGCTACCATTCGTCCTGTATTAGCTACAGCTGAAGAAGTAGCTGCTGGTCCTGACAACTTCGAAGCAATCCCAGCTCTTGGTGCTAAAGATCTTCAATTCCGTATTGCTGTATCTCCACTTGATTGCTTAGGTTGCTCCAACTGTGTTAATATCTGTCCTTCCCCTAAAGGAAAAGCAATTGAAATGCGTCCTATCGATGGCGAAATGGAATTTGCTGAAACTTGGGATTATGCAGTTAAATTACCAGTAAAAGCTAACCCAATGAAGAAAGAAACTGTTAAAGGTAGCCAGTTCGAAACTCCACTTCTTGAGTTCTCCGGCGCTTGTGCAGGTTGTGGTGAAACTCCATATGCTCGTTTGATTACTCAATTATTCGGTGATCGTATGGTAATTGCTAATGCTACTGGTTGTTCCTCTATCTGGGGTGCGTCCATGCCAGCTTCTCCATACACTACTAACCAACAAGGTCAAGGTCCTGCATGGGGCAACTCCTTGTTCGAAGATAATGCTGAATATGGCTATGGTATGTTCGTAGGTGCTCAAAAAGTTCGTGCTCAATTAGCTGAAACAGCTCAAGTTGTTGCTGAAAAAGCCGCTCCTAGCTTGAAAGCTGCTATCGAAAACTGGATCGAAGGTAAAGACCAAGGTGAAGGTTCTCGTGAACGTGTAGCTGAATTAGTAAAAGAATTAGAAGCTGCAGAACAAACTGAAGAAGTTAAAGAAATGCTTGCTAAGAAACAATACTTAGTAAAACGTTCTCAATGGATCTTCGGTGGTGACGGCTGGGCTTATGATATCGGTTTCGGCGGTCTTGACCATGTATTAGCTTCTGGCGAAGACATCAACGTATTTGTATTCGATACTGAAGTTTACTCCAACACTGGTGGTCAGTCTTCTAAATCCACTCATACAGCTGCTGTAGCTCAGTTCGCTGCTTCTGGTAAACGCACTAAGAAGAAAGACCTTGGCATGATGGCTATGACTTATGGCTATGTATATGTAGCTCAAGTATCCATGGGTGCTGATAAAAACCAATTAATGAAAGCTATCACTGAAGCTGAAGCATATCCAGGTCCATCCTTAATTATCGCTTACGCTCCATGTATCAACCATGGTATTAAAGGCGGTATGGGTAATGCTCAGGAAGAACAACGTCGTGCAGTGGCATCTGGTTACTGGGATCTTTACCGTTACAACCCAGCTCTTAAAGAAGCTGGTAAGAACCCATTCAGCTTGGATTCCAAAGAACCAACTGAAAGCTTCCGCGACTTCTTAATGAACGAAGTTCGTTATGCTTCCTTGAAGAAAGCTGCTCCAGAAATGGCTGAAGAATTATTCGAAAAAACTGAAAAAGATGCTATTGAACGTCGTAAATCCTACGTTCGTCTTCAAAAAGGTTTTGACGAAGTACAATAATTCAAAACTACAATTAGACTTTAGTAGTTGCTAAGCTTACAATGAAGTAAGCATTGACCATGATGGTCTAAGGCATATCTATTGACTAGTAAAACCGCAAGGTTCTCGTAAGAGGCCTTGCGGTTTTTGCATTTCCCCTAATTGCCAATTTGAATTGTAGATTTTATAATATGAGTAACTAATAGTCTTGATTATATGTAATGGTTAGTTTTACATTCTTTGGGAGGTTGACTCTATGAAACTATCAAAACAATCTAAAACTTTATTGGTAGCTGCTGTTTGTTCTTTTTGTTTAGGGCAAGGGTACAGTGAAGCTGCTATTACAGAATCGGCTAACTATTTACCGAATAGTGTTTTACAAAATGATGATGTTACCTTTGTGCAAGAAGGAGCCATGGCTGTATTGCCTAATAATGGCATATCCTTAGAAGATAGTGCTGTGAAAGGTGAAGATCCAGCACAGCTCAAATCTTTGAATCGAGTTATGGCTATCGTTGAAACAAAGGACGGCTATGGACTTATTGATACTCAAGGTAATACATTAATAGAACCAAAATATAAACGTGTAGTAGCTCGTGAAAAAGGGCAGGCTATTGTATTTAATAATCCAAAAGCTAAGGATGAAGAGGTAGTGGGGATTAAATTGAATAATTCTATAGGAATTGCTGATGAGCCTATAAATTATTTATCTGATACCTATATCCCGTATAAAGATAAAAAAACAAAACGATATGGATTTAAGACGATACATGATGATATCGTAATTGCGCCTCAATTCAAAGATGTACTTACTAACTTTAGTGAAGATCGAGCCTTTGTAAAAAATAACAATGGTAAACGTGTTGCTATAGATAGTACTGGAGCCGAATTGTTTACTGTAGAGGCTGATTATGTGTATCCATATAAACATGGTTTAGCAGAAATTCAGCGCAAGGCATCTGGGTTCAGCTTATTGGGCGCTATTGCAGGTATAGCGCTTGGTGGTGGTTTTGGTGGTAGTCATGATGCAGGCCTTGGTATCAGTATAGGTAGTGATGGGATTGGACTCGGTGTTGGTTATGGCTATGGTTATAATGATTTTTGGGATTACCATCATAATCATTTCTTTAGTGGCGTTACCGTTGTACGTGATAAAATAAAACGTGGTTATATCGATCGTGATGGAAATGTTATTATTGATAGTAAATTAGACCATGTATATCCTATGATGCCATTTGGTACGATTGTAGAAAATGATAAAAAATTGGCTGTTGTTGATAGACAAGGAAAAATTTTGATTCCCTATGGTGATTATGAATTGGAGAAAATTAGTCTATCTGATCCGTATATTGCACTGAAAGATAAAACAACAAGTAAAAGAGGCGTTATAAACTACTTGACTAACACACAAGTACTGCCATTCCTGTATGAGGGGGTAGATTTTATGAATGATAGTTATGTAGTAGCTACTGCTGCAGATGGAAAACGAGTTTATAAAATGGAACCTATGCGTAAAGAAATGTTTCGTTTATCTAAAGAAGCTAAACAGGGGGCTTTTGGAGCGGAAGGATTTGCTTGGGTAGTGGGTGACACTTTACTCGGTGATGGTTTTACAGGCTATAAAATTATTAATCGTGAAGGGGACGTCGTATTTACGGCTAAAGATATTGCGATTCAAGATGTTTCTAACTTTTATACTTATTATTCGGCGGTTCGTGTGGACGGGAAGTGGGGCGTAATGGATACAACGGGCAAGTGGATAGTTGAACCGGTCTATAAAGATGTAAACTTTGTAATTCCAGCAGGACAAAACATAATGTTAATGCGCTAGTATCAAAAAAGAGGCCCTAGGGCCTCTTTTAGTTATTATTTATAGAATCGATTAATATATTAAATTACGCTTTATAAAATATGCAGTTGCTGGGCTTCATCAAATTCATCTGTAATTTCTTTTGATGGTGGATTATCTAATAAGCTAACTACATAAATAGCAAGGGAGGAAAGAATGAAACCAGGTACGATTTCATAAAGTCCGAACCATGCAAATTGTTTCCAAATAAGAACTGTTAAACCACCCACAATTACACCAGCTACACAACCTTTTAGGGTCATACGACGCCAGAATAAGGAAAGTAGAATGGCAGGCCCAAAAGCAGCACCAAAACCGGCCCAAGCATAAGCGACCATTGTTAAGATGTAGCTATTAGGATCTAAGGCCAGACAAAGGGCAATGGCTGAAATAATAAGAACGGTAATACGACTGATTAAAACGAGTTCTTGATCACTGGTACGATGACCTACGATGTTTTTATATAAGTCTTGCGATACAGAAGATGCTGTCACTAATAGCTGTCCAGAAGCAGTACTCATAATAGCAGCCAATACAGCAGACCAAATAAGACCGGCTACGAATGGTGGGAATAATTGCTCATTCATTACTAAGAAAACTTTCTCTACATCAGCGCCTTCCAGTGGCGTGGTTAAATACACTTTGCCAACAAGACCAACGATAACGGCTGCGACTAGAGAGATGATAACCCATACCATGGCGATATTAGTTGCTTTTTTTAGTTCGCGTGCATCAGAAATAGCC
This window encodes:
- the nifJ gene encoding pyruvate:ferredoxin (flavodoxin) oxidoreductase translates to MRKMKTMDGNQAAAHVAYGFTEVAAIYPITPSSPMPEHVDDWAATGRKNIFGHKVQVVEMQSEAGAAAAVHGSLQAGALTTTFTSSQGLLLMLPNLYKVAGELLPGVFHVAARALAAHALAIFGDHQDVMAARAAGCAMLSEASVQEVMDLAPVAHLTAIKTRVPFINFFDGFRTSHEIQKIEVLDYEELKPLVDMEAVEEFRKRALNPDAPVTRGTAENPDIYFQHREASNPFYLEVPNVVEHYMAEINKLTGRNYQLFNYVGAPDATDVIVAMGSSCQVVEETVDYLNKQGRKVGLVKIHLFRPFATDRFVAALPKTVERIAVLDRTKEPGALAEPLFLDVQAALVQNDINAKVYGGRYGLSSKDVIPADIVSVFDNMLADAPKRFFTLGIEDDVTNLSLKRAEGVSITAEGLTGCKFWGFGSDGTVGANKSAIKIIGDYTDMYAQAYFDYDSKKSGGVTMSHLRFGKTPINKPYLVTEPEFIACHRQSYVHEYDLLRGIKQGGTFLLNCTWTPEELEEKLPASLRRTIAEKELNFYIINAAEIAREIGLGGRINMICQAAFFKLTNIIPVDKAIEYLKDSVEKTYGKKGQNVVDMNNAAIDKGVDALVKIDVPASWKDAVDNAAKEAKPGCASCPSYVENICQPVNAQAGYDLPVSTFAGYEDGTLPAGTAAYEKRGAALFVPHWIKENCIQCNQCAFVCPHATIRPVLATAEEVAAGPDNFEAIPALGAKDLQFRIAVSPLDCLGCSNCVNICPSPKGKAIEMRPIDGEMEFAETWDYAVKLPVKANPMKKETVKGSQFETPLLEFSGACAGCGETPYARLITQLFGDRMVIANATGCSSIWGASMPASPYTTNQQGQGPAWGNSLFEDNAEYGYGMFVGAQKVRAQLAETAQVVAEKAAPSLKAAIENWIEGKDQGEGSRERVAELVKELEAAEQTEEVKEMLAKKQYLVKRSQWIFGGDGWAYDIGFGGLDHVLASGEDINVFVFDTEVYSNTGGQSSKSTHTAAVAQFAASGKRTKKKDLGMMAMTYGYVYVAQVSMGADKNQLMKAITEAEAYPGPSLIIAYAPCINHGIKGGMGNAQEEQRRAVASGYWDLYRYNPALKEAGKNPFSLDSKEPTESFRDFLMNEVRYASLKKAAPEMAEELFEKTEKDAIERRKSYVRLQKGFDEVQ
- a CDS encoding WG repeat-containing protein; translation: MKLSKQSKTLLVAAVCSFCLGQGYSEAAITESANYLPNSVLQNDDVTFVQEGAMAVLPNNGISLEDSAVKGEDPAQLKSLNRVMAIVETKDGYGLIDTQGNTLIEPKYKRVVAREKGQAIVFNNPKAKDEEVVGIKLNNSIGIADEPINYLSDTYIPYKDKKTKRYGFKTIHDDIVIAPQFKDVLTNFSEDRAFVKNNNGKRVAIDSTGAELFTVEADYVYPYKHGLAEIQRKASGFSLLGAIAGIALGGGFGGSHDAGLGISIGSDGIGLGVGYGYGYNDFWDYHHNHFFSGVTVVRDKIKRGYIDRDGNVIIDSKLDHVYPMMPFGTIVENDKKLAVVDRQGKILIPYGDYELEKISLSDPYIALKDKTTSKRGVINYLTNTQVLPFLYEGVDFMNDSYVVATAADGKRVYKMEPMRKEMFRLSKEAKQGAFGAEGFAWVVGDTLLGDGFTGYKIINREGDVVFTAKDIAIQDVSNFYTYYSAVRVDGKWGVMDTTGKWIVEPVYKDVNFVIPAGQNIMLMR
- a CDS encoding LysR family transcriptional regulator; translation: MDFHHLKYFVEVADQKSFSKAARNLHISQSAISRTIKALEDELGVVLFMRNAKSVELTDGGTIFLTHAKRVVFMFEHLKVDFENEFRLEQGSILIGLPPITDAPIFAQLLGEFKRAYPQIDLELFEHGSKKIELSVQEGLIDIGIICTKPNPKEFESFYLTSDPLCVILPRDNPLAKEKEISLDMLSEESFVLHKDDFNLHDEIVKSCKHAGFQPHIVFETSQRDLMLQTVGAHLAIALLPSRLCPTKGENTKVGTNVVVRPLVRPEITHTLYVIWKKGHYLSHASRLWLDFVTAKLPLPTGSISIEGK